The following coding sequences lie in one Zingiber officinale cultivar Zhangliang chromosome 2B, Zo_v1.1, whole genome shotgun sequence genomic window:
- the LOC122048983 gene encoding probable serine acetyltransferase 5, producing the protein MAAASQEIADPATEATEDAYANASMQTFLPPESEGEDGWVWLQIKAETRRVAEEEPALASFLYATVLSHSSLVRCLSFHLANLLGSPTLLSALLYDLFVWAFSSAPPLLSAAVDDLLAARRRDPACRSFSHCLLYYKGFLALQAHRAAHLLWAVGRRPLALVLQSRVADVFGVDIHPAARVGRGVLLDHATGIVVSETAVIGNHVSILHHVTLGGTGKAACDRCPKVGDGVLIGAGATVLGNVTVGEGAKVGASAVVLMDVPARATAVGNPARLINGDDSPPAHEGHQMLDYDHNIWSDYVI; encoded by the coding sequence ATGGCGGCGGCGAGTCAGGAGATCGCTGATCCAGCGACGGAAGCTACGGAAGACGCTTATGCGAACGCATCGATGCAGACGTTCCTACCGCCGGAGTCGGAGGGGGAGGACGGTTGGGTCTGGTTGCAGATAAAGGCGGAAACGCGGCGAGTGGCGGAAGAGGAGCCGGCGCTGGCAAGCTTCCTCTATGCCACCGTCCTCTCGCATTCCTCCCTCGTTCGTTGCCTCTCCTTCCACCTCGCCAACCTCCTTGGCTCCCCGACCCTCCTCTCCGCGCTTCTCTACGACCTCTTCGTCTGGGCCTTCTCCTCCGCGCCGCCGCTTCTCTCTGCAGCCGTCGACGACCTCCTCGCCGCCCGACGCCGAGACCCCGCCTGCCGCTCCTTCTCCCACTGCCTCCTCTACTACAAGGGATTCCTCGCCCTGCAGGCCCACCGCGCCGCCCACCTCCTCTGGGCCGTCGGCCGCCGCCCGCTCGCGCTCGTCCTCCAGTCCCGCGTCGCCGACGTCTTCGGCGTCGACATCCACCCCGCGGCCCGCGTCGGGCGCGGCGTCCTGCTCGACCACGCCACCGGGATCGTCGTCTCCGAGACGGCCGTCATCGGGAACCACGTGTCGATACTCCACCACGTGACCCTCGGCGGCACCGGGAAGGCGGCCTGCGACCGGTGCCCTAAGGTCGGCGACGGCGTGCTCATCGGCGCGGGGGCGACCGTACTGGGGAACGTGACGGTCGGGGAGGGGGCCAAGGTCGGGGCCAGCGCGGTGGTGCTCATGGACGTGCCTGCGAGGGCCACCGCGGTAGGGAACCCGGCGAGGCTGATCAACGGCGATGACAGTCCGCCGGCGCACGAAGGTCACCAGATGCTGGACTATGACCACAATATATGGTCAGACTACGTCATCTAA